TATAAATGTCAAATTTGACAGCTTTTTTAGTGTTGAAGTTCTGATCTTTATCTCCTGGATAGTGAATCTCACATGCAGAACAGTTATAGGGATGGGAGGAATGGAGGTTTTGATTTTTGTCCTAGTCATtactattatttttgttattactGTTACTATAATGTGTTCTCCAACTTCATAGATGTTCTCTTGAAAATATTGGAGATCTAATCTAAGTACAAATTCCATGGGATTCTCgttcttttcttcttgttaTCATGTTTTCTCCTGTTAGGTAGCTCATGTTTATTACTCCATCAGTAATTTGATATGTTTATGCTGACAGTTATTACTCGATTAGGGATTTGATATGTTTATGCTGACAATTATTACTAGATTAGGGATTTGATATGTTTCTGCTGACAATTTTCTGTATCTTTGGATTTTGATATCTACAATTCTTCTCGTGAAGATTGGAGTCCTCAGGACCATATTGTTGGAATGAGCTCATCACGTTGACAACTAAATATCGAGACTTAACTGCTCAATCACAACTAACTTTCACTGTAAGTGGCAACTTAGGCTTACTTGCTTACTTCAAGCACGATAGAACAAGATCTTGGAGTTCCTTTTGTACTTGTTGCATCTATCCATGATTGAAacaggttttttttttctttttgcctTGTTTCTAATTGCTGCACGGTTAGTAGGGAGCAGTAACATGGTAAATAAAATGACAAAGGATGGATAGCCTTCTTATAATTCCATAAGAATTACAATTTTGCTGTGAATGAAAATCCTGAAAACACTCAGTCAAGAAACATTAACTTTACCTTAGCCTACCAAATTTTAGAACATTTGAAGTTTTACAATTTAATATAAGTCAAATCCCCAAAGAATATTTTTACACCCCAATAGTGAAAATTAAATGTCACCAGAGTTTATTGTGAATTTCCGTTTGATTTTTCTTCAAAATACCTATTCCTATGCCTTAGTCTAAAATGTTATGTTTACTTGCTTCTAGCACTGTTGGTTATCCAGCTTGCGTTCATTTCTTAACAGCTATTTTGTTATGTAATTGGGTGATTAcaaaatttattacaaaatatgattttgaattttgatatgGTTATCAATATTCTTGTTTGAATAGGTTTGGGATGTTTCACATGGTGACGGATTGGTTGGAGGAGCCACAATTCTTCTCTTTAACAGAAAAAAACAGCTCAAAACTGGGAAGCAAAAGCTTAGGCTTTGGCCAGGAAAAGAGGCAGATGGAGCATTCCCTACTAGTACACCTGGAAAGGTGATTAGCATTTTAAGTGATCTTAGATGTTATCATCATTCCATCCTCTATGCTGATAAATATACTATGGATTGTCCTCATTAGGTCCCCAGGCATGAGCGCGGTGAGTTAGAGCGGTTGGAAAAGCTTGTGAACAAGTACGAGCGAGGTCAGATTCCACGCGTGGACTGGCTAGATCGCCTCACGTTTAAAACAATGGAGAAAATCAAGGAACGTGAAAGCTTAAAAAATGGAAGTTCTCATTTGTACTTGGTTGTAGATTTTTGTAGTTTTGAGCATCGGGTTGTTTTTCAGGTATTCTTGCCTCCGAATGTCAGTTATCTTTTTGtgcttaattattattattattattatgttcattccattttgtgtgtgtgtgttgttGTGGaggtgggggggggggggggatatTTTTAGTTATATACTAAATGTTATTATAGATCCCTACAGATGTTATAACTCTTATTTTGTTAGAATACGTAGGAATCTGGTGCAAATTTTTTGATGCCATCCCCTATAGCTTCAACAAATGATATTGTTATTGTCTGGGACCCTGAAGTGGGAAAGATAAATCCCTCTGAGCACAAACAATTAAAGTTGGCCAGAAGCTTGACCCGTGGTGTCATAGACAGAGATTTAAAGCCAAGCTCAAATGAGAGAAAGTAAGCTCAAATTTAATCTTACTTTGCCACTTTATCTATTTATCTATCATAAGACTGCACGGTGCGCTTGCCTCTTCTGCACTTAAAATGTTTGTTTCTCGACATTTATGAACTGAAAAGTGAAAGCAATTGACATATTACTGAAGTTTCAAGTAATCTGGGAAGATTGGACACTTCAAAGAgaagttttctttttttttttgtaattttattttattttttaaatcttgAACAGTTTTTATGTTGTACATGTGGCACATCAGATGTGTAACCATGCCCATTTCAGCACCTGCATTACCAAACTTTGGTTTCTGGTGGTTAACATCTCAAAACTAAATGGATTCAGATTTAATTAGCTTTTTTTTCCTGTAATTTCTAAACAGTAATACTTTGTAAAATATGggtaaaaaatatatctttggATTTTTGCAATGTCAGAAGACAATACCATTTGTTCAATGCTTTTTTATGGCATCCAAATGTTATCCAAAGAAAATTTTGGAGGTCTAGTACTGTACTTAAGATAATTTCTAGTGTATAAATGATTGTTTGAACTATTTTAGTGACACCTTAATGCCTATGTTCTAGCATAAAAATGATTGTCTAACTATTTTACTGACTCCTTAATGTCTAGGTCCATTCAGAGGATACTGAAGTATCCACCAACAAGGACTTTGAGTGGAGATGAAAGACAGCTATTATGGAAATTTCGCTTCTCTTTAATGTCTGAAAAGAGGGCTCTCACAAAGTTCCTTCGTTGTGTTGAATGGAGCGATGTTCAGGTTAGCCTGTTGTTTTGGGAATTGGTAATAGATATTATATTATTGGTTTTGGGTGAGTGATAACATTGCCACTTAAAGCAATGAGTTCTTTTGACAATTTGGCTGTAGCCTCAATACATCAACTCATCTTCACTAGACAATGTATGAATAATATAACCTAGAAAATAGATTGTGTACTTGCTAATGTATTATCAATGAGTGGTTCCCAATTCTCATATCCTCTAATGCTGATCTCATCTCAGGAAGCAAAACAAGCACTAGAATTGATGGGAAAGTGGGAAATGATTGATGTTTCTGATGCACTTGAACTTCTCTCTCCTGTTTTTGAAAGTGAAGAGGTAATTTTGACATATACATGAATTTTCCCCCATCGATATTACCCCAAAAGAATAATGGTTATAGAGAAGAGAAAGTTTATAATGGTTATAGAGAAGAGAAAGTTTATCATACTGAAGAGAGGATAATTACAAATAGGGTGAGAACTGAGGAGACAATATATGCTTCAATATTTGCCTCTTGTATGTACTTGCCTGTTCTTGTTAGGAGGGTCTTTCATCCTCCTGTCGTTTTGTACAATTCTCTTCATGTTAATAAATTCCGTTCTTTATTTACAAATGAACACTGTGTCACATCTGCAAATCTCTTTTCCTGTTAGAAAATGTGATTCCCATGAAATAGCCATGAATAGAACACCAAAAGGAAGCCATCAAATTAATACAACAGTAGTTGTAGGGATAAAATTGCCAAGGCATTCCTAGCCCATGCTTTCGGTCTAGATATATAACTTCATATCTCACCTTCGATTCAAAGTTTCATTAGGAGTAATATATGGACCTTTAAGAGCTATATAAGGCCTAATCCAGTTGTATCTATTCAGGTCCGTGCTTATGCTGTTAGTGTTCTTGAAAGAGCTGATGATGAGGAGCTTGAATGTTACTTGCTTCAGCTGGTTCAGGCTCTTAGGTTTGAGCGCTCTGACAAATCTCGCCTTTCTCATTTCCTTGTCCAACGTGGTATGTGCAGATGGTTTAAGAGCAAGTTCATGTTCTGATTCTAATTAAAATTGGTTTATCTGATGAAGGAAACCTTTTTAACTCTGACAGCATTACGTAATATTGAATTGGCAAGCTTCCTTCGTTGGTATGTGGCTGTTGAACTTTATGACCCTGCATATGCCAAACGATTTTACTGCACTTACGAGATCTTGGAGGAGAATATGATGAAGGTGTGAACTCATAAATTTCTTATTCATGAGCATTTGCTTCAGTAATTTTTGTGTCTATGGTTCTCATTGTCATAATATGTAGACTGTACCCTTCTTctacctgcatctgaaaaatattGCTTGAAAAGATATTGTATATTTCTTCTTGTGCTAGTTTGGACCTAATAACTAAGACATTTTTACCTCATTTATACTCCTACATCACAAAATCATGTTATTCtgacatttttaaaatttgtcgTTATCTCTGAATaagttgtttttattttaatttattgattttaagaatgaAAACTTTGACGAAGACCACCCTGTCTAAATTTAGTTATTTACTGTGAAACtcatttattcttaaaaaaaatggtTTCTTGCTTAATTAAAACATTGTGATGTCATTTGTCGCATACATGCAATAAATGTTTGAAGAAAATATAGTTTGGCCTATTAATCTTGGATTGTATCCAGCATCATTGTGATGtgtaataaaataaatgtattCATTCTGAAATTAAACTATTATGCCCTGTTTCAGATGGCAGCTGGTGTGAATGGAGAGGAAGATGGGTTTAAACTTTGGCAGAGTTTGGTGCGTCAGACAGAGTTGACTGCTCAGTTGTGTTCAATCACAAGAGATGTGAGGAATGTCCGTGGCAATACACAGAAGAAGATTGAAAAGCTCCGACAATTGCTATCTGGTCTTCTTAGTGAGCTTACTTATTTTGATGAGGTAATTAGTCTATGAACTGGCATAGtcatttgttgtttttatctgTCTGTTTACAGTTTTACTTCAATGAATGGTATTTATAGTTAAGACAACTATTTGATCTCTTGTATTTAACCAATGTATTTCCAGTAATTATATCTATTGAAATCTTAGAAAAGTTTTCAAATGTATTGACGCTACTTTCAATTGCAGCCAATACGATCACCTCTGGCGCCTGGTGTCCTCATCACTGGGATTGTACCCTCAGAGTCGTCAATATTTAAAAGTGCGCTGCATCCTTTGCGGCTTACTTTTAGAACAGCAAATGGTGGAACCTgtaaaatcatatttaaaaagGGTGATGACATTCGACAGGACCAATTGGTATTCCTACAAAACATTACTTCTCCAcccctttctcttttctttcttctttcttctttcttctttcttctgctCTAAATACAGTTGCCATAGATACCTGTGTACGTGTGCATTTGAGCACTGCCAAACATATGCTTGCCTGTCTGCTTATGCACACACTTAGGAATTCTACTTGAATTTATAGATCAATCTTCTGAAGGCATGAGTTTCATTACATGAATTCTGTTTTGTAGGTTGTTCAAATGGTATCACTAATGGATCGATTGCTTAAGTTGGAAAATCTTGACCTGCACTTAACACCATACATGGTGCTAGCAACTGGGCAAG
The genomic region above belongs to Arachis stenosperma cultivar V10309 chromosome 5, arast.V10309.gnm1.PFL2, whole genome shotgun sequence and contains:
- the LOC130982345 gene encoding phosphatidylinositol 3-kinase, root isoform: MTGNEFRFFLSCDINLPVTFRVDRLEGHLPLPVKSPNSESNVPTEDRTGELYVECALYIDGAQFGLPTRTRLESSGPYCWNELITLTTKYRDLTAQSQLTFTVWDVSHGDGLVGGATILLFNRKKQLKTGKQKLRLWPGKEADGAFPTSTPGKVPRHERGELERLEKLVNKYERGQIPRVDWLDRLTFKTMEKIKERESLKNGSSHLYLVVDFCSFEHRVVFQESGANFLMPSPIASTNDIVIVWDPEVGKINPSEHKQLKLARSLTRGVIDRDLKPSSNERKSIQRILKYPPTRTLSGDERQLLWKFRFSLMSEKRALTKFLRCVEWSDVQEAKQALELMGKWEMIDVSDALELLSPVFESEEVRAYAVSVLERADDEELECYLLQLVQALRFERSDKSRLSHFLVQRALRNIELASFLRWYVAVELYDPAYAKRFYCTYEILEENMMKMAAGVNGEEDGFKLWQSLVRQTELTAQLCSITRDVRNVRGNTQKKIEKLRQLLSGLLSELTYFDEPIRSPLAPGVLITGIVPSESSIFKSALHPLRLTFRTANGGTCKIIFKKGDDIRQDQLVVQMVSLMDRLLKLENLDLHLTPYMVLATGQDEGMLEFIPSRSLAQILSEHRSIISYLQKFHPDDHGPFGITATCLETFIKSCAGYSVITYILGIGDRHLDNLLLRDDGRLFHVDFGFILGRDPKPFPPPMKLCKEMVEAMGGAESQYYTRFKSYCCEAYNILRKSSNLILNLFYLMAGSNIPDIASDPEKGILKLQEKFRLDLDDEASIHFFQDLINESVSALFPQMVETIHRWAQYWR